GCACGAAAAGTTTTTAAGCACTAAGTTATTTTCCAACATAAGTTTCAGCTCCTAGTATTTTTTGAATGTTTCGGCTTACTACAACCACGGCGATTGTCCATAATGCCCAGCAGTGCGGAAACCATTGCTGAGGTAGTATCGGCAATTGCCATGTAGTGTCGCCCCTTCGTTTGGGATAGTACAAGAACACATATGAAAAAGTGTGCTTAGTATGTCACGGTTGAAGGGGTCAAAAATGATTTCTCTTTCCTCTCCTTCCCGCTAATTGCCGTAGATCTGAGACAAAACTATCTAGGTGCTAGCGACCCTGTACATAATATACAAGTATTAGGCGATTTATAGGCAGCAGAGAAATTAACGTTGCGTTATTCGGGCTTTTCGTGGCTTATTTAGCCATAAGTTTCAAAATGCGACGAAAAAAGACGATTTTGCAACGTTTATTTTTTGCTGTTGATTAATATGTTTGAAACTAGACATTAACGGTAGGATTAAAAATTACTCAAGATTAAAAACAACTTTGGCCACATTCAATGATTAAAATCGAAAAAAATCACCAGTTTCTGAATCGTGATCGCGGCTCAGATAGCACTTGTTGGCCGGCAGTTTCAAGGCTATTTTGTTTGGCTGCTTCAAGCTCAAATTTCGTGGGCAAATAGTTTCATGCGCTTGATCAGACGCGAAAGTGACTGGGTAACCCGTGCATTGGAAAAGTCAGGGAAAAATTTTCAGACGTCAAGCAAAAACGAATGACCTCCTCTTCTTATACAGGGGAAATCATTCGCTTTTTGGTTTTTATCGGGTAATGACTGGGATTTATGAGTGGGCCACGGCAAAGAACTTTTTTGCCCTTGCGCTTTTTTCCGGGTTATTCGGAACCTAACAAATCATAAATTCTAAGAAGAAATTGTTGCTCTTAGATAATCGTTTGCAATTCAGCTGAATTAAGCCACCGGTGTTTTTTCCATTTCCTGAGCTTTGGCAACGGCTGCCATGGCGACGGCGTTGACCCAGTTGATTGGCTGGTCAAAGTTTGGCTGGAAGAGCATGTCGACCATGGCCAATGTTTCGATCGTCATGTGCGTTTGAATCGCTAAGGAGATGACATTGGCACTTTGGCTGATGTCATGCTTGGAAAAGAAGGCCCCGCCTTTGACTTCGTGCGTTTTAGGATCCCAAGTCAAGCTGCAAAGAACCGGCGTGGTGGTCAGCATAAAATCAGGTCGGTAATCCTGCTCAATGGTCACGCTGGCAACCTCAATGCCACGGGCTTTGGCTCCTTCAGTGGTCATGCCAGAGGCAGCAATGGCGTGTTCGAAAAGTTCAACCGCTGAGCTTGATTGGGTACCGAGATACTTTTCGGTTGGTTTTTCAATATTTTTGCCGACTAAAATACCTTGACGGACGGCATTGGTTGCTAACGGAATGTAGTCATTTTTGCCAGTCGGGTTGTAATGCACGGTAGCAGTGTCGCCGGCTGCAAAAATAGCAGGATCGCTAGTTTGCATATAGGCGTCGGTGATCACGGCACCATTTGGCAAGGTCTCCAAATGGTCTTTCAGCAGTTCCGTGTTTGGTCGGAAACCGGTACACAAAATAGCGATATCTGCTGTATAGCTGCCTTTGTCAGTTGTGACGGTCATCTCACCATCAGTGCCTTGGTCGAAACCGGTGACCATCTCACCCAGTGCTAAATTGACGCCATGATCCGTATAAAGTTTTTCTACTCGATCTGTAATGGTAGCGTCAAAGTTTTTCGCCAACACACGTGGTAAGCCATCGATCAAAGTAACTTGTTTGTCAGTTAGTGCATACTGTTCGGCAAGCTCGGCGCCAATATAGCCGGCACCGATCACGATCGCACTTTTAATGGTCGGAGCAAGCGCCTTTAAAGCCTTGGCATCATGCCAATTTTTGCAAAGATGAACATCCGTGTCGTGAATGCCCGGAATGTTTGGGACGATCGGCGTCGAACCAGTTGTGTAAACCAATTTGTCATATGTATCAGTGGTCACGTTGCCGGTTTTGAGATCCTTGACTTCAACCGTTTTCGCTACAGGATCAATCGCCAAAACGTCATGCTCCATTTGCATGTTAGCACCCAGCGCAGCCAATGCTTCAGGACTGGAATAAAACATTTTATCAGGATCACTGATATGATCACCAACCCACAAAGCGATGCCACATGATAGAAATGATAGATTGCTATTTCGTTCATAGACAGTCACGTCGTAATCGGGATGCTCTGTCAAAATTTGCTGTGTTGCGAATGTACCGGCATGAGTCGCACCAATAACAAGAACTTTCATTAGGTAAACACTCCTTCATATATTGATAAGGTTTTCACAAAAAGTGTAACATAATTAGTTGTTCGTGACTAGATTGTCCACGGCTAAAATTGTGAAATATTTATTAAGAAACGCTTTCAACAATATAAAAAATCTTTCAATAAAAAATCGATTACCAATTGATAGGCAATCGATTTTTCGTTAATGTCGCTGCGCGGGTTGCAACCAGCGCCCGATGAGTTCGAGATGATGCATGAGCTGATATTTACGAACAATGCCAAGGCCGGGAAAATGATGGCGGGTGGCCGCGGTCATGAACGCACTGGTTCCAGTTGTTTGCGCATCTGGGTGAAATGGCAGCCATGCCGTTAGTTGATCCAAGACTTCGAAAAACTTGGCTTGCGGATTGGCAAAGTCGTCATTATTAACCGAAACGAAGTGATGCAATCGCAATGTGCCATCGCCCGCTGGATAAACCAGATGAATGGCGACAGCTCGTTGCGGATAACCATGCTCGAAATAGTCACTGGTGGCAAGGGGATAGTCCGCAAAGCCGATACCAGGCAGTGAAGTCGGAGCGTACTGATAAAACTCATCTTGCAAGATACCATAGTCATCCGTGTGTGGATAAACGGTGAAATGGTCATTTAAATAAATGGCGTGAGGCAAAGCCAGTCGGCGAACCCGCGCCTCATCAGGCACCAAGGCTAGCTGGCGCCGTGGCAGAACTTTTGCTTGCGCTGCTGTCGTTGCGATCACCAGTGCGGCTGGTCGGGCATCAAAAATTCGGGCGGGCTGCACAACGTCACTTAAAACAACAACATGGCGCGGCGCTGCCAGTAACTGATACGTGCCGACTTGCGGATTTTGAATTACATAGCCCGGATGTGCTGCTTGAACCAGAGCGCTAGTTACCTTCGTGACGCCGGGGATATCTTTGACCGGTTCAATGACAGGGATGACGGTTTTTGGTAATTGGTGATCGGCAACCAGCTGTGTCACCGCAGCCAGATCATATAATTTACCCCGGATAATCGGAAAATACTTCATCTGTTGGCGTCCATTTTGGCGGTAGCGAGTTCAGCATTCAACGCGTCAATCTCTTCTTGTAAGGCATTGATCGTGGTATTGTCGAGCTCCGAAACAAATTGATCATAAAGATTCTTGTCAGGGTGATAAATATCGTAATCGGCTGAGCGTTTTTTCAGTTCAGTAAATAGATCGGCTTCTGAGAATTGGCCAAGGCCCTTGGCAACTTGTTTGGCCTTGACTACTTCGCGATTGAGGCTGGCGATGAAATGGTCGGTCAAAGTGGCTTCAGGGACTTGCAGTTCTTGACGGCGAGCTGGTTTGGCGATCGTCAAAGTACCGGGTGTTACCACAGGAACAGCGCTGGCTGCGATTGCGGCTTTAGAGAAGGGATGGTAGGTAAAAACACCAATCCCATGTGGAATTTCGCTAGCCACCGCCGTGTACAGTCGTTGTGGCAAGACAAAATAGTTGTAATGACCGATAAAGCTGAGTTTGGCGCTACTATGGAAGTCGGCTTTGGTGACTTTGAGCTCAAAACAACGCCAAATGGTCGCGTCTTGCTGCTTTTGGCGAACCAGGGTATCGACAATTCCGCGATCGTCTGGCATCGTCACTTCTTCAACCACGGTGGCCCCTTGTTCTTGCCAGTAGGCATAAAGCGTTTTTTCTAAATCAAGCGTTAGCTGTGTTTTCATGATGGGCCTCCCAGAAATGCGTCAAGAGTTGAGCTAATTGCGTTGGGTTGTAGCTGACTTGGGCGTGGGTCCAGTGATCTGGAAAAAGGCGGGCATAACGTGGGGTAATAAAACGTTCGTCAATCAGCAGAATGACCCCGACGTCCTTGGTACCGCGGATGACGCGGCCACCTGCTTGTAACACGTTATTGAAACCCGGCAGCTGATAGGCATATGCGAAGCCTTGACCGTTCGCCCGATCAAAATAGGCCCGCAGTTGATCGGTTTCAGCATTGATACCTGGCAACCCCACGGAGATAATGGCAACGCCAATCAGTCGACTTCCCTTGAGATCAATGCCTTCAGCAAAGATCCCGCCAAGCACGGCAAACCCGATAATCGGTTCACTACCAGTTTGAAAATGATCTAGAAATGTTTGCCGATCCGCTTCAGTCATGGCATTTTCTTGAGCGCAAACCTTTAGATCGGGATTCGCCGCAGTGAAGGCTTCATAGGCCGTTTTCAAGTAGGCATAGGATGGAAAAAAGAAGAGATAATTGCCGCTTTTGGTGCGAACTAATGTTGTCAGGCTCGCAATCAACTGCGGCAAATCCTGCGTGCGTCGTCGATAAGTCGTATTGACACTAGCGTCAACAATAACTGCTTGTTTGGCGGGATCAAATGGGGAGGGCAGCGTATAGGCGAGACTGTTGTCGATCCCGCCAAGCAACTTTTGAAAATATGCCATCGGTGATAAGGTCGCCGAAAATAAGACGGCACCACGCCCTTTTTTCAAGGCTTCGTCCACAAATTGCGACGGATCGAGACACAGTTCTTTAACCATAATCTGGCCGTTTTCTTTAGTGACTTCGGTTTTGAATGTCGCGTCATAGAAGTCGCCAATTCGCAGATATTGATTGGCTAGAAAAAATACCGGCAAAACGAGATCGACAGCAGGTTGCAACGCGGGGGTTGGCGGTTCGCTGAGCCAATCGTGAACGACTTCGGTGAAGCGAAAAAGAACTGCGGTGAGGTCATCAAGCGGATCATCTTGAAAGATGGTCGGTTGTGAGGTCAACAAGGTTGAAGTCGTTGCATCAAGGGTATTCAAAATACGTGTCATGGCGCGGCGAACTTTTGTCAACGGGGCACTTTTATAAGGGGTTAGCGCTTTTTTTAACTGGACGAAATCTTGATCTGTGATGGCAGCGGTGTACATGTCCCGCGCGCGACTGACTAAGTTGTGCGCTTCATCGATCAGGAAGAAATTGCTGTCATCTTTTTCGCTAAAAAAGCGTTGCAAAAAAACCAGCGGATCAAAGAGATAATTGTAATCACAGATGATGACGTCGCAAAATAGGCTGGCGTCCAGTGAAAATTCAAATGGATCGAGCCTATGTTTGCGAGCATAAGTCTCGATGACGGGACGTGTCAGTTGATCCTCGTGTTCCAGTAGATCGTGTAAGGCTGGTTTTAGGCGATCATAGTAACCTAACATGTAAGGATTCTTGCTGGGGTCATCAGGTTCGTCAGCAAATGTGATGGTGTCTTTAGCCGTTAAAGTGATACTTTTGGCGGTTAAACCTGCTTGCGCCATCAAGGCCATCGCCTGTTCAGCCACGCGTCGAGTGCTTTGCTTGGCAGTTAGGTAAAAGGCTCGCTGGATCAAGCCCGTGCCCATCGCTTTTAAGGTTGGGAAAAGTGCAGAGATGGTTTTACCAGTGCCGGTGGGAGCTTGCACAAACAAACGTGCTTGGCTGTAGATCGCCTTATAAACAGCGGCGGCTAGCTCGTGTTGGCCAGCTCGGAATTGCGGAAATGGAAAATCAAGCTGGTCGATGGAGGTGTTGCGTCGTTTGATGATATCACTACGTAGTTTGAGCCAGTCGCGAAATTCTTCAAGTAAATCAGTGAAATCATCAGCCAACTCGGCGGCACTTTTGACTTCACTGAAACGGCTGACTGTGTCGGTGCTGGTCTGGACATAAACCAGCGTGATTGTTGCTTGATCCAAATGCCGTTGTTCACAAAGTAGATGGCCATAAATACGTGCTTGCGCCCAATAGCGGTCTTTTGTGTTTTGTGTGGCCTCTTCCCATGGGCGTGCACTGGTTTTGATTTCCTCAACTGTGAGGCTGGTGTCATCTGTCCAGACACCATCCGCTCGGCCTTCGAGCTGATAGTCTTCATTGTTCACGGTGACGGCGGTTTTGAGGTAAACTTCCTTTTCGTAATCGGACTCACGGTGAGCAGCTTGAAGTTTACGATGAATTTGGC
This genomic window from Lacticaseibacillus paracasei subsp. paracasei contains:
- a CDS encoding FAD-dependent oxidoreductase, with the translated sequence MKVLVIGATHAGTFATQQILTEHPDYDVTVYERNSNLSFLSCGIALWVGDHISDPDKMFYSSPEALAALGANMQMEHDVLAIDPVAKTVEVKDLKTGNVTTDTYDKLVYTTGSTPIVPNIPGIHDTDVHLCKNWHDAKALKALAPTIKSAIVIGAGYIGAELAEQYALTDKQVTLIDGLPRVLAKNFDATITDRVEKLYTDHGVNLALGEMVTGFDQGTDGEMTVTTDKGSYTADIAILCTGFRPNTELLKDHLETLPNGAVITDAYMQTSDPAIFAAGDTATVHYNPTGKNDYIPLATNAVRQGILVGKNIEKPTEKYLGTQSSSAVELFEHAIAASGMTTEGAKARGIEVASVTIEQDYRPDFMLTTTPVLCSLTWDPKTHEVKGGAFFSKHDISQSANVISLAIQTHMTIETLAMVDMLFQPNFDQPINWVNAVAMAAVAKAQEMEKTPVA
- a CDS encoding sce7725 family protein, with product MKYFPIIRGKLYDLAAVTQLVADHQLPKTVIPVIEPVKDIPGVTKVTSALVQAAHPGYVIQNPQVGTYQLLAAPRHVVVLSDVVQPARIFDARPAALVIATTAAQAKVLPRRQLALVPDEARVRRLALPHAIYLNDHFTVYPHTDDYGILQDEFYQYAPTSLPGIGFADYPLATSDYFEHGYPQRAVAIHLVYPAGDGTLRLHHFVSVNNDDFANPQAKFFEVLDQLTAWLPFHPDAQTTGTSAFMTAATRHHFPGLGIVRKYQLMHHLELIGRWLQPAQRH
- a CDS encoding helicase C-terminal domain-containing protein, with protein sequence MANNRIGIREFVELTVRTGDLNPITSNSNNTAIIGSQIHRKLQAAHRESDYEKEVYLKTAVTVNNEDYQLEGRADGVWTDDTSLTVEEIKTSARPWEEATQNTKDRYWAQARIYGHLLCEQRHLDQATITLVYVQTSTDTVSRFSEVKSAAELADDFTDLLEEFRDWLKLRSDIIKRRNTSIDQLDFPFPQFRAGQHELAAAVYKAIYSQARLFVQAPTGTGKTISALFPTLKAMGTGLIQRAFYLTAKQSTRRVAEQAMALMAQAGLTAKSITLTAKDTITFADEPDDPSKNPYMLGYYDRLKPALHDLLEHEDQLTRPVIETYARKHRLDPFEFSLDASLFCDVIICDYNYLFDPLVFLQRFFSEKDDSNFFLIDEAHNLVSRARDMYTAAITDQDFVQLKKALTPYKSAPLTKVRRAMTRILNTLDATTSTLLTSQPTIFQDDPLDDLTAVLFRFTEVVHDWLSEPPTPALQPAVDLVLPVFFLANQYLRIGDFYDATFKTEVTKENGQIMVKELCLDPSQFVDEALKKGRGAVLFSATLSPMAYFQKLLGGIDNSLAYTLPSPFDPAKQAVIVDASVNTTYRRRTQDLPQLIASLTTLVRTKSGNYLFFFPSYAYLKTAYEAFTAANPDLKVCAQENAMTEADRQTFLDHFQTGSEPIIGFAVLGGIFAEGIDLKGSRLIGVAIISVGLPGINAETDQLRAYFDRANGQGFAYAYQLPGFNNVLQAGGRVIRGTKDVGVILLIDERFITPRYARLFPDHWTHAQVSYNPTQLAQLLTHFWEAHHENTANA